The genomic interval GAGAATCCTGTTGTGCCAATTACCATTGCCTTTTTTCTTTCATGAGCTAACTTCATGTGCTGTAGTGTTGAATTTATGGATGTAAAATCAATTATGACATCACAATTGTCGATAATATCTTCAAGCCTGTCAGTGAGTTTTACATTTGTTTCACCAATTCCAACAATCGTGCCAATGTCTCTACCTATCGCATCATGCCCCTTTCTCTCGGTTGCTCCCACAAGTTTTAAATCATGATAATCCTTTGAGAGTGCAGTAATCCTACTGCCCATCCTTCCAGTTGCACCTACTACAATAATCTTTGTCATTTACAAGTCCTCCTATTTATTTTTATATTTCAGAATACCTACTATCCATAATCTTCTTTTCCTTTTCTTCCCGTTCTTCTTTATCTCCCACATGAATTTTATACTCCTCAGATGCCCATTTACCAAGATCTATTAGCTTACACCTTTCGGAGCAGAAGGGTCTCCACGGATTTTCCTCCCATGTTGTCTTTTTTTTACAAACAGGACATATTATCTGCATAATTCAATTACTCCACTTTAGATTTTTTTTTATCCCTTCGGTGACATATATTTTACCATCTTTATCAATTATAACGCCGTCAAATCCCAATCTCTTTAAAGCATCCATTCCTTTCTGAGGACCTAAAATAAATATACCTGTTGCAAATGCATCTGTAAGTGCAGCCTCTTTTGTTATTACAGTTGCGCTTTGACATCCATAGGCAGGATAGCCTGTTTTAGGATTTAAGAGGTGATGGTATCTTTTGCCATCCTTAATAAAAAATCTTTCGTAATCCCCTGATGTTGATATGCCTGTATCCGAAAGACCGATGGTAGCAATAATTTCATCTCTGTCGCTTTTCTGTCTCGGATTTTGTATACCAATATTCCAAAATCCTCCGTCAGGCTTTTTGCCAAAGACCTTTATGTCTCCAGCAATAGCCACAATGCCTGATTGTATCCCATTTTTTCTTAATACATCCACTGCTTTGTCTGCTGCATAACCTTTTATAATACCCCCTAAGTCTATCTGTGATCCTTTTGTCTTAAGGAATATCATTGATTTTTCTTTATCAACAACTATATTTTTGTATCCAACTAATTTAAGTTTTGCTTTAATTAATTTTTCATCAGGCATCGCCTTATTTTTAAAGTCCCAGAGCTTTACGACAGGGCCAACCGTAATATCAAATGCACCTTCTGTATTTTGCGATGTATAAATCGCCTTATCTATTATCTCCAATGTCTCTGGAGATACCTTTACAGGTTTGTTGCCAGCGTTTCTATTAATCATGGATATTTCACTGTCTTCAGAATAAAAGTTTAAAAGCCTTGCAAGTCTGTCCATTTCATTAAATGCCTTATTAATTGCCTCTTTTGCTTTTTCTTCAGAGTTTGAAGATACAGTAATCGAGACAATAGTGTACATAGATGTGCGGGTCTCTTTGTAAAGCCTTTCTTGATTAGGGCTACATGAAAATGA from Dissulfurispira thermophila carries:
- a CDS encoding FAD:protein FMN transferase, which translates into the protein MIMAKAKEQPCWALITTFCLLLSFSCSPNQERLYKETRTSMYTIVSITVSSNSEEKAKEAINKAFNEMDRLARLLNFYSEDSEISMINRNAGNKPVKVSPETLEIIDKAIYTSQNTEGAFDITVGPVVKLWDFKNKAMPDEKLIKAKLKLVGYKNIVVDKEKSMIFLKTKGSQIDLGGIIKGYAADKAVDVLRKNGIQSGIVAIAGDIKVFGKKPDGGFWNIGIQNPRQKSDRDEIIATIGLSDTGISTSGDYERFFIKDGKRYHHLLNPKTGYPAYGCQSATVITKEAALTDAFATGIFILGPQKGMDALKRLGFDGVIIDKDGKIYVTEGIKKNLKWSN
- a CDS encoding DNA gyrase inhibitor YacG gives rise to the protein MQIICPVCKKKTTWEENPWRPFCSERCKLIDLGKWASEEYKIHVGDKEEREEKEKKIMDSRYSEI